The Longimicrobium sp. genomic sequence CGGGCATCCTTCACGCCCGCCCTCGGCTGGTGGTGATGAAGGGCGAGCCGTCGCTGGGCCGTTTTCGCGAGCAGTTCGACGGCGTGGTGGGGATGATGGAGGAGCGGCCGGACGAGAACCGCCCCGGCGGCAACGACGACGACGAGGACGAGGGCGCCGAGGCGGATGACGGCGTGGAAGAGGACGCGCAGATCGCCGGCCCGCCCTTCGCCGGGGCCGACAACGTCAAGGGCACCGACGAGTTCCTCAAGGACCTGGAAGACAGCCCCACGGAGCGCCTGGACAGCCGCGAGTTCCTGGCGGCGCGGCTGCTCGACATCTTCATCGGCGACTGGGACCGGCACGAGGACCAGTGGCGCTGGGCCGGCTTCCGCCGAGGCAGCCTCCGCGTGTGGCGTCCCATTCCCCGCGACCGCGACAACGCCTTCGTGGACCACGAGGGACTGGTGCTGCAGCTGGCGCGCCGCGTCTTTCCCCGCCAGGTGCAGTTCGAGGGCGAGTACCCCAGCCTGACCGGGCTCACGCTGCAGGCCGAGCCGCTGGACCGGCGGCTCCTTTCGGACCTGCCGCGCGAGGTGTGGGATTCCGTGGCCGTGGCGCTGCGGGCCCGGCTGACCGACGGGGTGATCGACCGCGCCGTGCGCGCCATGCCGCCCGAGCACCACGCGCTGGAAGGCTCCAGCATGCGCGCCAAGCTGATCGAGCGGCGGCAGGCGCTTCCGGAGATCGCGCGGGCGTTCTACAAGCGGCTCGCGCTGAACGTGGACGTGCACACCACCGACGCCCCCGAGGTGGCCGTCCTGGAGCGCATGGACGACGGCTCGCTGCAGGTGACCGTCACCGGCGCGGGCAAGCCCGAGGAGCGCATCGTCAGCTTCCGCCGCCGCTTCGTGCCGGACGAGACGGACGACGTGCGCCTGTACCTGCATGGGGGCGACGACCGCGCCATCGTCCGCGGCCGGGGGCACGGCATCGGCATCCGGGTGATCGGCGGCGGGGGCGACGACGTGCTGGCCGACTCGTCCGGCTCCACCGGTGTCGCCTTCTACGACGACAAGGGCGACAACCAGTTCCTTCGCGGGCGCGGGACGCAGGTATCCACCCGCGAGTGGAACCAGCCGGTGGACAGCAGCAGCATCACCGGCCGCCGCACCTATCGCGACTGGGGCTGGAGCTCGTCCGTGTTCTCCACCTACGTGGACTGGAAGCGCGGCGCGGGACCCGTGTTCGGCGGCGGGCCCAAGATGACCAAGTACGGCTTCCGCCGCGAGCCGTACGCCTGGACGACGTGGCTGCGCGGCGCCTGGTCGCCGCTGGAGAACCGCTTCCTGGTGTCGTACACGGCCGAGGTGCACCCGGAGAACCGGCGGCACTGGTACACGCTGGACGCCTACGCGTCGGAGCTGGAGAACGTGCGCTTCTTCGGCTTCGGCAACGGCACCGAGCGGTTGGGCCCCAGCACCCTGTACGACACCTGGCTGCGGCAGGTGATGGTGGCCCCGGCGCTCAACATCCCCTTCGGCCGGGGGGGGGAGCTGCAGATCGGGCCCGTCGCCAAGTGGACGGACCCCGAGGTGGAGGCGGGGAGCCCGCTGGACCTGGAGTCGCCGCTGGGGGTGCTGCGCTTCGGCCAGGTGGGCGCGCGCGCCGAGGCCGAGCTGGACCGCCGCGACGACGGCGCGTTTCCGCGCGCCGGGTGGCGGATGCGGGCGGGCGCCGCGGCCTACCCCGCCCTGTGGGACGCCGCGGGCGCGTTCGGCGAGGCGCATGCGGCGGCGTCGGCGTACGTGTCGTTCGGCGTGGGTCCGGTGCTGGCCGTGCGCGCCGGCGGCAAGCGGGTGTGGGGCGACTTTCCCTTCCACGAGGCCGCGTTCCTGGGGGGCGGAAGCACCCTGCGCGGCCACACCGGCCAGCGGTTCGCCGGCGACCAGATGCTCTTTGGCGGGGCCGAGCTCCGGCAGCCGCTCTTCCGCGCCAACCTGGGGCTGCGCGGGACCTTCGGCGTGCTGGGGCTGGCGGATGCGGGACGGGTGTGGTACGACGGCGACTCCGCGGGCAACTGGCACACGGCCGCGGGCGGGGGCGTGTTCTTCGCCGCCGCGGGCCAGGCCCTGACGCTGACCGTGGCCACGGGCGAGCGGACGAGCGTGAACCTGGGCTTCGGGCTGCCGTTCTAGCGAAGCGGCGGGGGCACGCATCCGGGTCGAATCCTCCCTTCCGCACTGATACATTCAGAGCCGCGCGCGGAACGCCCGTGCGCGGCTCTCGTTCGTCGATCGTCATGGCCGAGCTTCCCATCGAAATCGTCATCCCCCAGCTGCGGAGTGCGCTGGCCGAGTCCGGGGCGGCCGTGCTGCAGGCACCGCCGGGCGCGGGCAAGACCACGCGCGCGCCCCTGGCCCTGCTGAACGAGCCGTGGCTGGCGGGGAAGA encodes the following:
- a CDS encoding BamA/TamA family outer membrane protein, giving the protein MASRFRSILGLLAVAALVAAPAAAQPDSVTVVAGEWYEAGPLRRALWGQNYRHLWTQPVRVEVLDPDTFAGGIIPLRVGGDFASNTLHLRGRDGRRYVFRPLNKNVRKGLGPEFEGTVIEWIVQDQVSASNPVSPSVTSPLLQAAGILHARPRLVVMKGEPSLGRFREQFDGVVGMMEERPDENRPGGNDDDEDEGAEADDGVEEDAQIAGPPFAGADNVKGTDEFLKDLEDSPTERLDSREFLAARLLDIFIGDWDRHEDQWRWAGFRRGSLRVWRPIPRDRDNAFVDHEGLVLQLARRVFPRQVQFEGEYPSLTGLTLQAEPLDRRLLSDLPREVWDSVAVALRARLTDGVIDRAVRAMPPEHHALEGSSMRAKLIERRQALPEIARAFYKRLALNVDVHTTDAPEVAVLERMDDGSLQVTVTGAGKPEERIVSFRRRFVPDETDDVRLYLHGGDDRAIVRGRGHGIGIRVIGGGGDDVLADSSGSTGVAFYDDKGDNQFLRGRGTQVSTREWNQPVDSSSITGRRTYRDWGWSSSVFSTYVDWKRGAGPVFGGGPKMTKYGFRREPYAWTTWLRGAWSPLENRFLVSYTAEVHPENRRHWYTLDAYASELENVRFFGFGNGTERLGPSTLYDTWLRQVMVAPALNIPFGRGGELQIGPVAKWTDPEVEAGSPLDLESPLGVLRFGQVGARAEAELDRRDDGAFPRAGWRMRAGAAAYPALWDAAGAFGEAHAAASAYVSFGVGPVLAVRAGGKRVWGDFPFHEAAFLGGGSTLRGHTGQRFAGDQMLFGGAELRQPLFRANLGLRGTFGVLGLADAGRVWYDGDSAGNWHTAAGGGVFFAAAGQALTLTVATGERTSVNLGFGLPF